One stretch of Candidatus Baltobacteraceae bacterium DNA includes these proteins:
- a CDS encoding DUF4336 domain-containing protein: MNLQQFGPDIWIGDGPPVNVFGPFKLPTRMIVVKLSDGSLWINSPIEASTEEMQSVSQMGPIRYLVAPTPLHVWRLASWKACFPSAELCGPKASGAAWAADIDQVLFRGNAFIQELEFFHTRSNTLIFADLIQNYRTWRGVPLDARLSFTRRDLARQSLSRILAWDFDKLIIAHGKCLDRDAKPFVERAFSWLRRKEDR, encoded by the coding sequence TTGAATCTGCAGCAATTCGGGCCGGACATCTGGATCGGCGACGGTCCACCCGTCAACGTATTCGGGCCGTTCAAGCTCCCGACACGAATGATCGTCGTCAAACTCTCCGATGGCTCGCTTTGGATCAACTCGCCGATCGAGGCGTCTACGGAAGAGATGCAGAGTGTCTCACAGATGGGTCCGATTCGATATCTCGTTGCGCCGACGCCGCTCCATGTATGGCGACTCGCATCATGGAAGGCGTGCTTTCCGTCGGCCGAGCTCTGCGGACCGAAGGCAAGCGGCGCCGCGTGGGCGGCCGATATCGATCAGGTGCTCTTCCGTGGGAACGCCTTCATCCAAGAGCTCGAGTTCTTCCACACAAGATCGAACACGTTGATCTTTGCGGACTTGATCCAGAACTACCGCACATGGAGAGGGGTGCCACTGGATGCGCGGTTGTCGTTCACGCGTCGCGACCTCGCGCGCCAATCGCTGAGCAGAATTCTTGCCTGGGATTTCGACAAGCTCATTATCGCACACGGAAAATGCCTGGACCGAGACGCAAAGCCATTCGTCGAACGCGCTTTTTCATGGCTTAGGCGCAAAGAAGACCGCTGA
- a CDS encoding chloride channel protein, which yields MTTAVQQPHIFLPRYVETDKGYALYFGRVQVSQSTFMLCAAVLIGIGGGYGAVIFRHMIDGAGYLAFDLIGGRLLGHLGFLAIVIVPIIGGIATSAIVARFASEARGHGVPEVMEAVALRAGRMRPRIIAVKSIASAICIGFGGSCGREGPIVQIGSTIGSVLGQLGRVPAPIARTLVACGAASGISATFNAPIGGVFFASEVILGEFAPRSFAAIVIASVVSAVIGRAYFGNHPSFTAAAFNLVSPAELLFYAVLGVICAFWAAGFVKLLYAVEDRFDALNVPGWLKATIGFGTLGLIGLWKPQIFGVGYGAIDQVLRSHVPPSQALLLSVLKPIATALTLGSGGSGGVFSPSLFTGAMIGDAFGRVVHMFAPTWTATGAAYGLVGMAAVFAAAAEAPITSIMIVFEMSNDYLIVLPLMVATVIATILGRWLIRGTVYELKLIRRGINWAAVRHPRLLTRRNVASIKRELPPVGYAGEPLSQIAQRISTAAEGAIPVLRDGHCIGIVPFPDFIEHLRSEPNASIDTIARTTETLVPDDSFERAATLLADPGIAALPVADPATGKFIGMITRRDVLEAYRSAVEL from the coding sequence ATGACGACAGCGGTACAGCAGCCACACATTTTCCTACCCCGGTACGTCGAGACCGACAAAGGCTATGCACTTTACTTCGGACGAGTGCAGGTCAGTCAGAGCACGTTCATGCTTTGCGCGGCCGTTCTTATCGGCATCGGCGGTGGCTATGGTGCCGTCATCTTCCGCCACATGATCGACGGCGCGGGATATCTCGCGTTCGATCTCATCGGCGGGAGGCTGCTCGGACACCTTGGGTTCCTCGCAATCGTCATCGTGCCGATTATCGGCGGCATCGCGACCTCGGCGATCGTTGCCCGCTTCGCCTCGGAAGCACGCGGTCACGGCGTGCCCGAAGTAATGGAGGCAGTTGCACTGCGAGCCGGTCGAATGCGCCCGCGCATCATCGCCGTCAAAAGCATTGCGTCCGCGATCTGCATCGGATTCGGCGGCAGTTGCGGCCGCGAGGGACCGATCGTGCAGATCGGCTCAACGATCGGCTCCGTGCTCGGACAGCTCGGCCGCGTTCCGGCGCCGATTGCGCGAACGCTCGTCGCATGCGGAGCTGCAAGCGGAATATCGGCGACGTTCAATGCGCCGATCGGCGGCGTGTTCTTCGCGAGCGAAGTCATCCTTGGAGAATTCGCGCCGCGCTCGTTTGCCGCAATCGTGATTGCAAGCGTCGTTTCAGCCGTAATCGGTCGCGCGTACTTCGGAAATCACCCGTCGTTCACGGCGGCAGCCTTCAACCTCGTTTCTCCGGCCGAACTGCTCTTCTATGCGGTGCTCGGTGTGATTTGCGCGTTCTGGGCTGCAGGCTTCGTCAAGCTGCTTTATGCGGTCGAAGATCGATTCGACGCGCTCAACGTGCCGGGATGGCTCAAGGCCACGATCGGCTTCGGAACACTTGGACTCATTGGCTTATGGAAGCCGCAGATTTTCGGCGTTGGTTACGGGGCCATCGATCAAGTTCTTCGCTCGCACGTGCCGCCGTCGCAAGCGTTGCTACTCTCAGTACTCAAGCCGATCGCAACGGCACTCACACTCGGCTCAGGAGGAAGCGGCGGCGTCTTCTCTCCGTCGCTCTTCACGGGCGCGATGATCGGCGATGCGTTCGGCCGCGTGGTTCACATGTTCGCGCCGACGTGGACGGCAACGGGGGCCGCCTATGGTCTCGTTGGCATGGCGGCCGTCTTCGCGGCTGCAGCCGAAGCCCCAATCACCTCGATAATGATCGTATTCGAAATGTCGAACGATTATCTGATCGTCCTGCCGCTAATGGTTGCTACGGTAATTGCGACCATCCTGGGTCGATGGCTCATTCGAGGCACCGTTTACGAACTCAAGCTGATTCGACGCGGAATCAATTGGGCAGCCGTCCGGCATCCGCGCTTGCTCACTCGGCGCAACGTTGCGTCCATTAAGCGCGAACTGCCGCCCGTGGGTTACGCGGGTGAACCGCTCTCGCAGATCGCGCAACGTATTTCGACGGCTGCCGAAGGCGCAATTCCCGTACTGCGGGACGGGCATTGCATCGGTATCGTTCCATTCCCGGACTTTATCGAGCATTTGCGCAGCGAGCCAAACGCATCGATCGACACCATTGCACGCACGACGGAAACACTCGTCCCCGATGACAGCTTCGAGCGCGCGGCTACGCTCCTTGCCGACCCGGGGATCGCAGCGCTTCCCGTTGCGGACCCGGCCACGGGGAAGTTCATCGGCATGATTACGCGTCGCGACGTTCTTGAGGCGTATCGAAGCGCGGTCGAACTCTAA
- a CDS encoding helix-turn-helix domain-containing GNAT family N-acetyltransferase — protein sequence MDRAAVERVRSFNRIVAERTGTVADRFLDRPRPYGESRVLWQIGRDGSDVRDLRAKLGLDSGYVSRVLRSLQKHRLIRVVTSQQDARVRRVTLTAVGLKEREEIDRRANAAARSLLEPLDEKQRERLVTAMHEVEVLLGASLVEFNVEDPNSRDARWCLKQYFAELAKRFPGGFDPAQSIFATAEHFKPPEGYFIIARLHGEPVACGAILFLEKSRAYFKRMWVSRTVRGAGLGRRLLCGLERLAGEAGAKIACLETHNALSEAIAMYRSSGFREVPPFNDEHYAHHWFEKRLKV from the coding sequence ATGGACCGGGCCGCTGTCGAGCGTGTGCGCAGCTTCAACCGCATCGTCGCCGAGCGTACGGGGACGGTCGCGGATCGCTTCTTGGACCGGCCCCGCCCGTACGGCGAGTCGCGCGTGCTCTGGCAAATCGGGCGGGACGGCAGCGACGTCCGCGATTTGCGCGCCAAGCTCGGCCTCGATTCGGGCTACGTCAGTCGCGTCTTACGTTCGCTACAAAAGCATCGTCTGATCAGAGTGGTGACGAGCCAACAGGACGCACGCGTGCGTCGCGTTACGCTCACCGCTGTGGGACTCAAGGAACGCGAGGAGATCGACCGGCGCGCGAACGCTGCGGCGCGCTCGCTGCTCGAACCGCTCGACGAAAAGCAGCGCGAACGTCTCGTCACGGCAATGCACGAAGTCGAAGTTCTCCTTGGCGCCTCGCTCGTCGAATTCAACGTCGAAGACCCGAACTCGCGCGACGCGCGCTGGTGTCTCAAGCAATACTTCGCCGAGCTGGCGAAGCGCTTTCCGGGCGGATTCGATCCTGCGCAGAGCATTTTCGCAACGGCCGAACATTTCAAGCCGCCTGAGGGATACTTCATCATCGCGCGATTGCACGGCGAGCCCGTCGCGTGCGGTGCGATCCTATTTCTCGAGAAGTCACGAGCGTATTTCAAACGAATGTGGGTCTCGCGGACGGTTCGCGGCGCGGGACTCGGGCGGCGACTGCTCTGTGGACTCGAACGGCTCGCGGGCGAAGCGGGAGCCAAGATCGCCTGCCTCGAGACGCACAACGCTTTGTCCGAAGCAATCGCGATGTACCGTAGCTCCGGCTTCCGCGAAGTCCCGCCGTTCAACGACGAGCACTACGCGCACCATTGGTTCGAGAAGCGGCTTAAGGTTTAA
- a CDS encoding MFS transporter, producing the protein MKAPASRVYYGWIIVPLTFFVLLVAAGARSTPGVLMQPMENEMGWTAATISIAVAINIALFGLMGPFAAALMQSIGVRKTVLLGLVVVAISTALTSFVHTPLQLVLTWGIGVGLGVGMIGIVLAATVSTRWFVKRRGTVTGILTAANATGQLVFLPVLALIAQNFGWRNVGLFVAAAALVTAIPIAFLMRNRPEDVGEKPYGATADSEAGDSPLLRSGNPLRTAFTTLRDASKKRDFWLLFGTFFICGASTNGFIGTHFIPACGDHFIPEVRAAGYLAMMGAFDLVGTTLSGILTDRLNSRYLLFWYYGLRGLSLMFVPVAFTITGPFGLPLFALFYGLDWVATVPPTVRLTVDAFGRDKGPLVFGWISAGHQLGASSIALLAGIIRTTQGSYDNAFYISAGLCLVAAIASLAIGFGRRRPALQPVAAT; encoded by the coding sequence ATGAAGGCCCCGGCTTCGCGCGTTTACTACGGTTGGATCATCGTTCCCCTGACGTTCTTCGTGCTGCTGGTCGCAGCCGGCGCGCGTTCGACGCCCGGCGTGCTGATGCAGCCGATGGAAAACGAAATGGGCTGGACTGCTGCGACGATCTCGATCGCCGTTGCGATCAACATCGCGCTGTTCGGGCTTATGGGTCCCTTCGCTGCGGCGCTCATGCAAAGCATCGGCGTACGCAAAACCGTACTGCTCGGACTTGTTGTCGTAGCGATCTCGACGGCCTTGACTTCATTCGTGCACACACCATTGCAGCTCGTGCTCACGTGGGGTATCGGCGTCGGACTCGGCGTCGGCATGATCGGCATCGTGCTCGCCGCAACCGTTTCGACACGCTGGTTCGTGAAGCGCCGCGGAACCGTGACGGGAATTCTGACGGCCGCGAATGCGACCGGTCAGCTCGTGTTCTTACCGGTCCTCGCCCTCATTGCACAAAACTTCGGCTGGCGCAACGTCGGGCTTTTCGTCGCAGCGGCCGCACTTGTAACCGCAATTCCGATTGCGTTTCTCATGCGCAACCGCCCGGAAGACGTTGGTGAAAAACCTTATGGCGCGACGGCCGACAGCGAAGCCGGCGATTCGCCGCTTCTGCGCAGCGGCAATCCTCTTCGCACCGCGTTCACGACGCTGCGGGACGCCTCGAAGAAGCGAGACTTTTGGCTGCTCTTTGGAACGTTCTTCATTTGCGGCGCCAGCACGAACGGTTTCATCGGTACGCACTTCATCCCGGCCTGCGGCGATCATTTCATCCCCGAAGTTCGTGCTGCGGGGTATCTCGCGATGATGGGCGCGTTCGATCTCGTAGGCACGACCCTGTCGGGCATTCTCACCGATCGGCTCAACAGCCGGTATCTGCTGTTTTGGTACTACGGTTTGCGCGGACTCTCGTTGATGTTCGTTCCGGTTGCGTTCACGATCACCGGACCATTCGGCTTACCGTTGTTTGCGTTATTCTACGGACTTGATTGGGTCGCGACCGTTCCACCGACCGTGCGGCTCACCGTTGATGCGTTCGGCCGCGATAAAGGCCCGCTCGTGTTCGGTTGGATCTCCGCGGGCCATCAGCTCGGGGCCAGCTCGATCGCGCTTCTTGCCGGGATCATTCGCACGACGCAAGGCAGCTACGACAACGCGTTTTACATATCGGCCGGCTTGTGTCTCGTGGCTGCCATCGCGTCGCTCGCAATCGGTTTCGGCCGCCGTCGCCCGGCGCTTCAACCGGTAGCCGCGACTTAA
- a CDS encoding 5-oxoprolinase subunit PxpA — translation MNIDLNCDMGESFGAYAMGYDETIMPHVTSANIACGFHAGDPQVMGRTVNLALKHGVALGAHPGLPDLMGFGRRKMDVTPSEMRDYVRYQIGALREYARAAGKTLQHLKPHGILYHMMSMEDELAGAMAEMAIESDLILIAHSSSRYAEVAKSKGARVATEACADRGYNADGTLVSRKAKGALITDPAMAATQAVRMVREGKVRAIDGSEFSVSVQSVACHADTDGADEIAGAVRSALEQAGCVVKPLGEWFR, via the coding sequence GTGAACATCGATCTCAACTGCGACATGGGCGAATCGTTCGGTGCCTACGCGATGGGTTACGACGAGACGATCATGCCGCACGTCACCTCGGCAAACATCGCATGCGGATTTCACGCCGGCGATCCGCAGGTGATGGGCCGGACCGTGAATCTCGCGCTCAAGCACGGCGTCGCACTCGGCGCACATCCCGGTCTGCCCGATCTCATGGGTTTCGGGCGTCGCAAGATGGACGTCACCCCAAGCGAGATGCGCGATTACGTTCGATACCAAATCGGCGCGTTGCGCGAGTATGCGCGGGCTGCCGGAAAAACGCTGCAGCATCTGAAGCCGCACGGCATCCTTTATCACATGATGAGCATGGAGGACGAGCTCGCTGGTGCAATGGCGGAGATGGCGATCGAATCGGATCTCATCCTCATCGCGCACTCGTCGAGCCGCTACGCGGAGGTTGCGAAGAGCAAAGGTGCGCGCGTTGCAACGGAAGCCTGTGCCGATCGCGGCTACAACGCCGATGGAACACTCGTCTCGCGAAAGGCGAAGGGCGCCTTGATCACCGATCCCGCAATGGCGGCCACGCAAGCCGTTCGCATGGTGCGCGAGGGAAAAGTTCGCGCGATTGACGGCAGCGAGTTTTCTGTATCGGTACAAAGTGTGGCGTGCCACGCCGATACGGACGGTGCGGACGAGATCGCTGGGGCCGTGCGTAGCGCGCTCGAGCAAGCAGGCTGTGTCGTTAAACCGCTGGGAGAGTGGTTCCGGTAA
- a CDS encoding ABC transporter substrate-binding protein, with protein MNRAEFGAIAGPFATAMMLGGPVRVAAAGDQPQYGGELVYIVQTGPPTYDAHREGTFTLIDVAAPHYSTLLRIDPFDKLGIKIVGDLAERWTISDDGKTYTFKLRRGVRFHDGSPMTSRDVKATYDKIIFPPAGVVSLRKGEYVGMQSVDAPDPDTIVFRLKYPMSSLLSSLASPFNWVYKADLLAKDLHFYETNIMGTGPFTFVEHVRGSHWTGKKNPNYWDKRKPYLDGFQAIFVGDPSEQVAAIRGERAMIEFRGFTPQQRDTLVSTMHDKIAVQESPWDCSVVLAINHERKPFDDKRVRRALSLALDRYQGSEVLSKIAILRDVAGVLVPGTPYAASASELQSLAGYSHDIERSRTEAKRLLREAGVPDGFSFTYMNRGIPMPLEPLGIWLIDQWKQIGLNVAQNVVEASKFYGELSKGNFDVASDNNCGYIVDPSLDLFKYQSKDVSDFNFGRYTDRTLDDLYIKQSRTSNVGERKKLIRGFEKRLIDDECHYIMTIQWHRIVPYNAKVHGWTITPSHYLNQQLDTVWLTKT; from the coding sequence ATGAATCGAGCAGAGTTCGGTGCGATCGCGGGGCCGTTCGCGACGGCGATGATGCTTGGCGGTCCCGTTCGAGTCGCTGCTGCCGGCGATCAGCCTCAATACGGAGGCGAGCTCGTCTATATCGTGCAGACGGGGCCGCCCACATACGACGCGCATCGCGAAGGCACGTTTACCCTGATCGATGTTGCGGCGCCGCACTACTCCACACTCCTGCGGATCGATCCGTTCGACAAGCTCGGCATCAAGATCGTCGGCGATCTGGCTGAGCGCTGGACGATCTCCGACGATGGCAAGACGTACACGTTCAAGCTGCGGCGCGGCGTGAGGTTCCATGACGGGTCGCCGATGACGTCGCGCGACGTCAAAGCAACCTACGACAAGATCATCTTTCCGCCGGCGGGCGTCGTCTCGCTGCGCAAAGGCGAGTACGTCGGCATGCAATCGGTCGACGCGCCCGATCCGGACACGATCGTGTTTCGGCTGAAGTATCCGATGAGCTCGCTGCTCTCGTCGCTCGCGTCACCCTTCAACTGGGTCTACAAGGCCGATCTGCTCGCAAAAGACCTTCACTTTTACGAAACCAACATTATGGGGACGGGTCCGTTCACGTTTGTCGAACACGTTCGCGGCTCGCATTGGACCGGAAAGAAGAATCCCAACTACTGGGACAAGCGCAAGCCCTACCTCGACGGGTTTCAGGCGATTTTTGTCGGCGATCCATCGGAACAAGTCGCCGCGATTCGCGGTGAGCGGGCGATGATCGAGTTTCGCGGCTTTACGCCTCAACAGCGCGACACGCTCGTAAGCACGATGCATGACAAGATTGCCGTGCAAGAGAGTCCGTGGGATTGCTCGGTCGTCCTCGCGATCAACCACGAGAGGAAACCCTTCGACGATAAGCGCGTGCGCCGCGCGCTCTCACTCGCACTGGATCGCTATCAGGGATCGGAAGTGCTTTCGAAGATTGCAATTTTGCGCGACGTCGCGGGCGTGCTCGTTCCGGGAACTCCTTACGCAGCATCAGCTTCGGAGCTGCAGAGTTTGGCGGGCTATTCTCACGACATCGAGCGCTCGCGCACCGAGGCCAAACGGCTGCTCCGCGAAGCCGGCGTTCCGGACGGCTTTTCGTTCACGTACATGAACCGTGGAATTCCAATGCCGCTTGAGCCGCTCGGCATTTGGCTGATCGATCAATGGAAGCAGATCGGCTTGAACGTGGCGCAGAACGTGGTCGAGGCATCGAAATTCTACGGCGAGCTTTCCAAAGGGAACTTCGACGTCGCCAGTGACAACAATTGCGGCTACATCGTCGATCCGTCGCTCGATCTGTTCAAGTATCAGTCCAAGGACGTCAGCGATTTCAACTTCGGACGTTATACGGACCGCACGCTCGACGATCTGTATATCAAGCAGTCGCGCACCTCGAACGTGGGTGAACGAAAGAAACTGATCCGCGGCTTCGAGAAGCGGCTGATCGATGACGAATGTCATTACATCATGACGATCCAATGGCACCGCATCGTCCCATACAACGCGAAGGTGCATGGCTGGACGATCACGCCCAGTCACTATCTCAATCAACAGCTCGATACGGTATGGTTGACAAAGACGTGA
- a CDS encoding amidase: MSVLDLSAQLRARRVASKELVAACLANIEKQNPKLNAFITVCADAALEAAERADREIGKGEQRGPLHGIPFAVKDQFWSRGIRTTNGSRLYSDFVPDADATVVARMLHAGAILVGKLNMMELGFGPTLEPPYGVPRNPWDLSRTPGGSSSGSASAIATDLVPVTLGADAGGSIRLPAALCGVTGMKPSRGRVSRYGLMSFGGWFDCAGPLARSASDCAIVLGAIAGLDANDPQSSSDGVPDYLAACNENIKGMRIGVVREFLETDQLQPDARSAFEAALGTLKELGASVQAVSIANIDLASTAQTVIAEPEAAAWYRQHLMERPGDIDVLPRCRLFAASLIPASFRARAVRFVQLLQQQVDETLGNVDVLVSPTTTGGAPPITAARIRSKEEAWRTVFGGRNLCTSPFSLSGHPAISIPCGFTNEHLPVGLQIIGKTFDEATLFRVAASFQNVTEWHRVSPYTIARL; the protein is encoded by the coding sequence GTGAGCGTTCTCGATCTTTCTGCGCAGCTGCGTGCGCGCCGTGTTGCAAGCAAAGAGCTCGTTGCCGCGTGCCTTGCAAACATCGAGAAGCAAAACCCGAAGCTGAACGCATTCATCACCGTGTGCGCGGACGCGGCGCTCGAGGCGGCCGAGCGTGCCGATCGCGAAATCGGCAAAGGGGAGCAACGCGGACCGCTCCACGGAATCCCCTTCGCGGTCAAGGATCAATTTTGGTCTCGTGGGATTCGAACCACGAACGGATCGCGTCTCTATTCGGATTTCGTTCCGGATGCCGACGCGACCGTCGTCGCCCGGATGCTGCATGCCGGGGCGATTCTCGTCGGCAAGCTCAACATGATGGAGCTCGGATTCGGTCCGACGCTCGAACCGCCGTACGGCGTTCCGCGAAATCCGTGGGATCTCTCACGCACTCCAGGCGGCTCGAGCAGCGGCTCCGCATCGGCGATCGCTACCGATCTCGTACCGGTGACACTGGGTGCTGACGCGGGCGGCTCGATTCGCTTACCTGCGGCCCTGTGCGGCGTCACAGGGATGAAACCTTCGCGTGGACGCGTGAGCCGCTACGGTTTGATGAGTTTCGGCGGCTGGTTCGATTGCGCCGGACCGCTCGCACGCAGTGCGTCTGATTGTGCGATCGTGCTCGGCGCGATTGCCGGCCTCGATGCAAACGATCCGCAGAGTAGCAGCGACGGCGTTCCCGACTATCTCGCCGCTTGCAACGAGAACATCAAAGGAATGCGCATTGGCGTCGTGCGCGAATTTCTCGAGACGGATCAATTGCAACCGGACGCCCGCAGCGCGTTCGAAGCAGCGCTCGGCACGCTCAAAGAATTGGGAGCCTCGGTCCAAGCGGTTTCGATTGCGAATATCGATCTCGCCTCGACGGCGCAGACCGTCATCGCCGAGCCCGAGGCTGCAGCATGGTATCGGCAGCATCTGATGGAGCGGCCGGGCGACATCGACGTCTTGCCGCGGTGCCGTCTGTTCGCGGCCAGTCTGATCCCTGCATCGTTCCGGGCTCGAGCCGTGAGATTCGTCCAGCTTCTGCAGCAGCAAGTCGATGAGACGCTCGGAAACGTCGACGTGCTCGTCTCGCCGACGACGACGGGCGGCGCGCCGCCGATTACTGCCGCGCGGATTCGCAGCAAAGAAGAGGCTTGGCGAACCGTCTTCGGCGGACGCAACCTTTGCACGAGCCCGTTCAGCTTGTCGGGTCATCCGGCGATTTCGATTCCGTGTGGATTCACGAACGAACATTTACCCGTCGGCTTGCAAATAATCGGCAAGACGTTTGACGAAGCCACATTGTTCCGTGTCGCGGCAAGTTTTCAAAACGTTACCGAGTGGCACCGCGTTTCTCCCTACACGATTGCGAGGCTATAA
- a CDS encoding TetR/AcrR family transcriptional regulator yields the protein MNTAPSKQLRTITSIAAKLFAKSGYHGTSMSDISEATGLGRGALYYHIKSKEDLLWECHNVFIEPILESAYEIERGAGTPEEKLRGLSETLLNMLDEYRPFVRIFHRELNALSKVRLAKLVQRRREYEDLIERVIRSGIAEGEFEIEDARISVLTFLGIHNWTFEWFNPRGRLSARELSRQFMDIFLRGIQRGSR from the coding sequence TTGAATACGGCACCCTCGAAACAGCTGCGCACGATCACCTCGATCGCGGCCAAGCTTTTCGCGAAGAGCGGTTACCACGGAACGTCCATGAGCGACATCTCCGAGGCGACGGGCCTCGGCCGCGGCGCGCTGTACTACCACATCAAGAGCAAAGAAGATCTGCTGTGGGAATGCCACAACGTCTTCATCGAGCCGATTCTTGAGTCTGCGTACGAAATTGAACGCGGCGCCGGCACGCCCGAGGAAAAGCTGCGCGGCCTCAGCGAGACGCTGCTCAACATGCTCGATGAATACCGGCCATTCGTGCGAATCTTTCATCGCGAGCTGAACGCACTCTCGAAAGTGCGCCTCGCAAAGCTCGTGCAACGGCGGCGCGAGTACGAAGACCTCATCGAACGCGTGATCCGCTCGGGGATCGCCGAAGGCGAGTTCGAAATCGAAGATGCGCGCATTTCCGTTCTTACATTCTTAGGCATCCACAATTGGACGTTCGAGTGGTTCAATCCGCGAGGCCGGCTTAGTGCACGCGAACTCAGCCGGCAATTCATGGATATCTTCTTGCGCGGAATTCAGCGCGGATCGAGATAG